CTGGCACGGCAGCGTACAACTCTGCAGTCACAAGAACGCTGGAGAGGATGAAGGCAGAAGCGGTTATCGTGGGAAGTCAGGTCAACAAGTGGTTGACGAGGAGTTGAGTTGAAATACTTTCGCATCAGGCCCGACATGAGCATTGCAGAGCGATGGACTCTAGGGAATATCAATCATGTGGATAACTGGCTCTTCATAGATCCTCCCGTCAACTTCATGGAACCTGGGACCTACAGCCTTGATCTCGTGAATTGTGGGGTTGAGGTCGATTACTCTCTTGCCGGGTATGCAAGTGTTCCAGTGGTAAGTGCGAGATTTCGAGATGCGCTTGTTGGCTTGCCTGAGTTCGATGAGCCCTATATGAATGTCGTTGTCGAACCATTGATCATCGAGGGTCAGGATGTTCGTGGCGAGTACTCTGTATTGATCGTGGAGACGCGCGTTGACTGCGTAGACGAAGGTCGTTCCGATTTCATGAAGTTTGAAGAGGATGATCCGGTCAGACCGGATCTCGCGGGTCAGTACAGGGCGTTCACGAAACTCATTGTCGATCGAGAGAGGATCGGCGCGAGGCATATTTTCCGAATCGAGAAATTCATGGGCGCGTTGATCGTGAGTGAAGAGGTGAGGCGTCGCCTGGATGAGGCTGGGGTGGTTGGTGCGGTCTACGATCCTGTTACTGAATGAGTAATCAATCAGTACATGGAAAGTTGACAAAATGCGTGGCGCTACCGACCTGTTATGGGTATGTATCTATCCATCTGGTCGGCGTGCTTGGTCGCAGGGGCGATTGTCTTCCTCGATTCTGAGTTCCGAATCAGCTCCCTTCACTTCCTGCTGGATATCCGCTCAGGGCCAAGGGGGGGCAGCGGTGCTTCGGGTGATCGGCGTCCGGCAAGTGCAGACTCCATATGAATGAAACAGGTTCAATCAGCTCGGCAGTAGCGATATGAGCAATGTGGGCAAGATGACGAAGTGGTCGATCGCGCTTCTGTCAATCGCCAGTGTACTGGCTACGATTTGTCCATGATCAGTCCCCGCCTCCCTGTTTCCGCACCGCTGGCACTGGCCCTTGCGGCCTGCGCGGCTAGCGCGCCGGTGCAGCACACCCCGTTCGTCACCTGGGTGTGGTCGCCGAACCAGAACGCGCACACGCCGGATGGAATGGATGATGTGATTTCTGTGAGGACGAGGAATCAGTGAGTACTGAGGGCATTGCAATCCATCTTCAGGCACGGCCTGACAGAGCCATCTCGATTGCCGAGAGGCATCTCCATGTCATGGATAGGATGTCGGCAATCGAGTGCCCATTGGGATTCCATGGTCTCGAGCTGTCGCCTGTACCCGACTGTGGAGGAGAATTGCTGGCAAGCTATGAGATCAAGACTGGACTGAAAGGTCTGTCGATCATCGGTACATACGCTTTCAGGGGGACCGGGTACGACTACGCGGATGTGGCTGCGTTGGACGAGATCATTCTGTATGGGTTCAGAAGCAGCAACAAGGCACGGGACTATCCGAGCGTTCTGACGAACTGCGTCGCTTCTGTTGCCGAGGCGTTCGGTGCGTACAGAGTGAAGGTCACGTACGGCATGCATTCGATGGACTATCAGGACGGTGTGGGCCGAGAGGGGCCAACCCTTGAGGATCTGAAAGCTGCTGGAGTCAAGGAT
This genomic window from Stenotrophomonas maltophilia contains:
- a CDS encoding imm11 family protein, whose amino-acid sequence is MSIAERWTLGNINHVDNWLFIDPPVNFMEPGTYSLDLVNCGVEVDYSLAGYASVPVVSARFRDALVGLPEFDEPYMNVVVEPLIIEGQDVRGEYSVLIVETRVDCVDEGRSDFMKFEEDDPVRPDLAGQYRAFTKLIVDRERIGARHIFRIEKFMGALIVSEEVRRRLDEAGVVGAVYDPVTE